One part of the Pannonibacter sp. XCT-53 genome encodes these proteins:
- a CDS encoding flagellin N-terminal helical domain-containing protein: protein MSDITLSAAVRQNLLTLQQTADLMSGVQNKLATGKKVNSALDNPNSFFTASGLTYRANDLNTLLDDMGQVVQTMKAADQGITSITKLVETAKAKANQALQTQSQYERAQYAKQYNDLMKQIEDVAKDSSYKGKNLLGGEGNDLTAIFNEDNTSKLTVSAVDYTDTTLTAGLNLTDLQEAKGGASSLQIEGGKATITFTNASGNTLTSGSLISDATSLDVNDVLQLRTAATGGGSLVSGTSAITIGANTTVQNVVDEINKAAGVRAEFDEKTGTLTITSNDNVYLRNTDGGAATPVPADLASVTANNYTATSQLLMNSGSFNVGDTLTLEDGNGYELGSLEIGKTTTVEDLVDFIKDFNGVNASFNTSTGKITIESDVSLVLKSDNRDFNAAAFTADTDGVNVVAQQESGFATDAAINKTIDKLNTALSNLRAQASEFGTNLSTVEIRQDYTKKMINTLQEGAGKLTLADTNQEGANLLALQTRQQLASTSLSFASQADQTVLSLF from the coding sequence ATGTCTGATATCACGCTGTCGGCTGCCGTACGGCAGAACCTGCTCACCCTTCAGCAGACCGCCGATCTGATGTCCGGCGTCCAGAACAAGCTGGCGACCGGCAAGAAGGTCAACTCGGCCCTCGACAACCCGAACTCCTTCTTCACCGCATCTGGCCTCACCTACAGGGCCAACGACCTGAACACCCTCCTCGACGACATGGGCCAGGTGGTGCAGACGATGAAGGCAGCAGATCAGGGCATCACCTCGATCACCAAGCTGGTCGAGACCGCCAAGGCCAAGGCCAACCAGGCGCTGCAGACCCAGAGCCAGTACGAGCGCGCCCAGTACGCCAAGCAGTACAACGATCTGATGAAGCAGATCGAGGACGTCGCCAAGGACTCGTCCTACAAGGGCAAGAACCTGCTCGGCGGCGAAGGCAACGACCTCACCGCCATCTTCAACGAGGACAACACCTCGAAGCTGACCGTGTCGGCCGTCGACTACACCGACACGACGCTGACCGCGGGTCTGAACCTGACCGACCTGCAGGAAGCCAAGGGCGGCGCGTCGTCGCTGCAGATCGAGGGCGGCAAGGCCACCATCACCTTCACCAACGCCTCCGGCAACACGCTGACCTCCGGCTCGCTCATTTCCGATGCCACCAGCCTTGACGTCAACGACGTGCTGCAGCTGCGCACCGCGGCCACCGGCGGTGGCTCACTGGTTTCCGGCACCTCGGCCATCACCATTGGCGCCAACACCACTGTCCAGAACGTCGTCGACGAGATCAACAAGGCTGCCGGCGTGCGCGCCGAGTTCGACGAGAAGACCGGCACGCTGACGATCACCTCGAATGACAACGTGTACCTGCGCAACACCGACGGCGGTGCGGCCACGCCGGTCCCGGCTGACCTCGCCTCGGTGACGGCGAACAACTACACCGCCACCAGCCAGCTGCTCATGAACTCCGGCTCCTTCAACGTCGGCGACACCCTGACACTGGAAGACGGCAACGGCTACGAGCTCGGCTCGCTTGAAATCGGCAAGACCACCACTGTCGAAGACTTGGTTGACTTCATCAAGGACTTCAACGGCGTCAACGCCTCCTTCAACACCTCCACCGGCAAGATCACCATCGAGAGTGATGTGTCGCTTGTGCTGAAGAGCGACAACCGTGACTTCAACGCGGCCGCCTTCACGGCGGACACGGATGGCGTCAATGTGGTGGCGCAGCAGGAATCCGGCTTTGCCACCGATGCCGCGATCAACAAGACGATCGACAAGCTGAACACGGCCCTGTCGAACCTGCGTGCCCAGGCTTCCGAGTTCGGCACCAACCTGTCGACCGTGGAAATCCGGCAGGACTACACCAAGAAGATGATCAACACGCTGCAGGAAGGCGCCGGCAAGCTGACCCTCGCCGACACCAACCAGGAAGGTGCCAACCTCCTTGCCCTGCAGACCCGGCAGCAGCTGGCCTCCACATCGCTCTCCTTCGCCTCGCAGGCGGACCAGACGGTGCTGTCGCTGTTCTGA
- a CDS encoding flagellar protein yields the protein MAVGTITSSRGYLTQQLTTLSRTLTEKTAQLATGKVSTTYGGVGNQRQLDLELSQKVKRIEAYQETITMSRLHIKTLNLNLERLEKLRIQAKDAMDLNNFELQADGQTSTQATAEILLTEAISLLNSEVGGHFLFGGSDASKNPVLQMQQILDGVDGKAGLKQVLSEFWQANAGAGQNGRMTVSAQNTTYSGGGAPLTSSFTVSEDGAHTFGFDIKAVTTNMVNVTLTPPTGADPDSFGIELTGQPVPGQKISIELGLPPTGARTTRVELTVAASGNAPNTFLVGADLEQTTTNLRNAVMAALTEEAKTTLRGASDEWAANSFFDTFGGTPPMRVAGPPFNTATTLVDGSATTTSWYVGENTATTDPRQDKIAAVDDNLRLGYGVRANERGLANVVKTLSTFIAADFSANTATDEKYYSALADRMKATIQPEGTARSGIVDITTEVAIAFRSIEYTAERHTTLKSGYLGTIAEIEGIDKETLAVEIVQLQTMLEASYRASSIAMKMSLADYL from the coding sequence ATGGCAGTTGGCACGATCACATCGTCGCGCGGGTATCTCACGCAGCAGCTGACCACCCTGAGCCGGACGCTGACTGAGAAGACCGCGCAGCTGGCAACCGGCAAGGTGTCGACCACCTATGGCGGCGTCGGCAACCAGCGACAGCTCGACCTGGAGCTGTCGCAGAAGGTGAAGCGGATCGAGGCCTACCAGGAAACGATCACGATGAGCCGTCTGCACATCAAGACGCTCAATCTCAATCTGGAACGTCTCGAGAAGCTCCGGATCCAGGCCAAGGATGCCATGGATCTCAACAATTTCGAGCTTCAGGCCGACGGTCAGACCTCAACCCAGGCGACGGCGGAAATCCTTCTGACGGAAGCCATCAGCCTGCTCAACTCGGAGGTCGGAGGGCACTTCCTGTTCGGTGGCAGCGATGCCAGCAAGAACCCGGTGCTGCAGATGCAGCAGATCCTCGACGGGGTCGACGGCAAGGCGGGGCTGAAGCAGGTGTTGTCCGAGTTCTGGCAGGCCAATGCGGGCGCCGGCCAGAATGGCCGCATGACCGTGTCGGCGCAGAACACCACCTACAGCGGCGGTGGCGCGCCGTTGACCTCCTCGTTCACGGTCAGCGAGGACGGCGCCCACACCTTTGGCTTCGACATCAAGGCCGTGACCACCAACATGGTGAATGTCACGCTGACGCCGCCGACGGGCGCGGATCCGGACAGTTTCGGCATCGAGCTGACCGGACAGCCGGTGCCGGGTCAGAAGATCAGCATCGAGCTCGGCTTGCCGCCGACAGGGGCGCGGACGACGCGGGTCGAGTTGACCGTTGCTGCGAGCGGGAACGCGCCGAACACCTTCCTGGTGGGCGCGGATCTCGAACAGACAACGACCAACCTGCGCAATGCGGTGATGGCCGCGCTGACCGAAGAGGCGAAGACCACCTTGCGCGGGGCCTCCGACGAATGGGCCGCCAACTCCTTCTTCGATACCTTCGGCGGCACTCCGCCGATGCGGGTGGCCGGTCCGCCCTTCAACACCGCGACCACGCTCGTGGACGGGTCGGCGACCACGACCTCCTGGTACGTCGGCGAGAACACCGCCACGACCGATCCGCGGCAGGACAAGATCGCGGCCGTCGACGACAACCTGCGTCTCGGCTACGGCGTGCGGGCCAACGAGCGGGGACTTGCCAATGTGGTCAAGACCCTGTCCACCTTCATCGCAGCCGATTTCTCCGCCAACACGGCGACGGACGAGAAATACTACTCGGCCCTTGCGGACCGCATGAAGGCAACCATCCAGCCGGAGGGGACGGCCCGGTCCGGCATCGTCGACATCACGACCGAGGTGGCGATTGCCTTCCGCTCGATCGAGTACACGGCCGAGCGCCACACCACGCTGAAGTCCGGGTATCTTGGCACGATTGCCGAGATCGAGGGGATCGACAAGGAAACGCTCGCGGTGGAGATCGTGCAGCTCCAGACGATGCTGGAAGCCTCCTACCGTGCCTCGTCGATTGCCATGAAGATGTCGCTCGCCGACTATCTCTGA
- the flgK gene encoding flagellar hook-associated protein FlgK, whose protein sequence is MGLTSALNTAIFGLTHNQRQIDVTAANIANANTAGYTAKRVEADVYFDKHGNVSGLLTSDIRRDVDRAIQAGYWDSLAANAYARTFSGYTSEIDRTIGTIGDSSSLPSLMSKLNTNLAALVSAPDSYAARQEFLGTADLLARRLNSTYESFQDMRARADSAIGNQVGEVNQLLKRVEEIDAAIQKAKLTGMPGVDLYDQRDRYLEQLSGYLDVSVSFDTNGYTRINTYSGQILFAEGKAAQIEFKTTGTLKPGQDGNSITVVTPGGTPYDLVDASRSGSLMALVNLRDNTMPQAQAQLDELASQLSLAFSNVPVASTPATVGAETGATLDLAGLQSGNAVSLTYVDSGGVTRNVSFVAVRDPALLPLPASTTARPDDIVYGIDISSGNTATYIAQIATALTGSNLAVANDGTGKLRVLGDTASGTVMRSLSANVTVTGSANQGLGLAVFVDARNGQQLYTGALENGGQKTGFARSIALDATLKTDSSRLVNYQTTPTTNSPKDSSRPQYLLDALTKTNRPFDAAVGIGTEGDPFRGTVMNFVTQFVTFQGEQAQTAKEEASARSTLTQNLALRYEEDYKVDVDEELGFLVQLQNAYSANARVMQAAREMFDVLLNSV, encoded by the coding sequence ATGGGTCTGACATCCGCGCTCAACACCGCCATCTTTGGCCTGACGCACAACCAGCGTCAGATCGATGTCACCGCGGCCAATATCGCCAACGCCAACACCGCCGGCTACACCGCAAAGCGCGTGGAAGCCGACGTCTATTTCGACAAGCACGGCAATGTCTCGGGCCTGCTCACCAGCGACATCCGCCGCGATGTCGACCGCGCCATTCAGGCCGGATACTGGGACAGTCTGGCGGCCAATGCCTATGCCAGGACCTTTTCGGGCTATACCAGCGAGATCGACCGGACCATCGGCACGATCGGGGACTCCTCCTCCCTGCCGTCGCTGATGTCGAAGCTGAACACCAACCTTGCCGCGCTGGTCAGCGCGCCGGACAGCTATGCGGCGCGTCAGGAGTTTCTCGGGACAGCCGATCTGCTGGCGCGGCGGCTCAACTCCACCTACGAATCCTTCCAGGACATGCGGGCCCGGGCGGACAGTGCCATCGGCAACCAGGTCGGCGAGGTCAACCAGCTGCTCAAGCGCGTCGAGGAGATCGACGCGGCCATCCAGAAGGCCAAGCTGACCGGCATGCCGGGTGTCGACCTCTACGACCAGCGCGACCGGTATCTCGAACAGCTTTCGGGATATCTGGACGTGTCGGTCTCGTTCGACACCAACGGCTACACCCGCATCAACACCTATTCCGGACAGATCCTCTTCGCGGAAGGCAAGGCGGCGCAGATCGAGTTCAAGACGACCGGCACCCTCAAGCCGGGCCAGGACGGCAACTCCATCACCGTCGTGACCCCCGGTGGCACGCCCTACGATCTGGTCGACGCCTCCCGCTCCGGCTCGCTGATGGCGCTGGTCAACCTGCGCGACAACACGATGCCTCAGGCCCAGGCGCAGCTGGACGAGCTTGCCTCGCAGCTTTCGCTGGCCTTCTCGAATGTTCCTGTTGCCAGCACGCCGGCCACGGTCGGCGCCGAGACCGGCGCCACTCTGGATCTGGCTGGGCTGCAGTCGGGCAACGCGGTCTCGCTCACCTATGTCGACAGCGGCGGTGTCACGCGCAATGTGAGCTTCGTTGCCGTGCGTGATCCGGCCTTGCTGCCCTTGCCGGCATCGACCACGGCCCGGCCGGACGACATCGTCTATGGCATCGACATCTCCAGCGGGAACACCGCAACCTACATTGCCCAGATCGCCACCGCCCTGACCGGTTCCAATCTGGCGGTGGCCAACGACGGCACGGGAAAGCTGCGTGTGCTGGGCGATACGGCCTCGGGCACGGTGATGCGGTCGCTGTCGGCCAATGTCACCGTCACCGGCTCCGCCAACCAGGGTCTCGGGCTGGCCGTCTTCGTCGATGCCCGCAACGGGCAGCAGCTTTACACCGGGGCGCTGGAGAACGGCGGACAGAAGACAGGCTTTGCCCGCTCGATCGCCCTGGATGCCACGCTGAAGACGGACAGCTCCCGTCTGGTCAACTACCAGACGACGCCGACCACCAATTCGCCGAAGGACTCCTCCCGGCCGCAGTATCTGCTCGATGCGCTCACGAAGACCAACCGGCCGTTCGATGCGGCCGTGGGAATCGGCACCGAAGGCGATCCGTTCCGGGGCACGGTGATGAACTTCGTCACGCAGTTCGTCACGTTCCAGGGCGAGCAGGCGCAAACGGCCAAGGAAGAGGCAAGTGCCCGCTCGACCCTGACCCAGAACCTCGCCCTGCGCTATGAGGAAGACTACAAGGTCGATGTCGATGAAGAGCTTGGTTTCCTCGTTCAGTTGCAGAACGCCTACTCGGCCAATGCCCGGGTGATGCAGGCGGCACGTGAAATGTTCGACGTTCTTCTGAACTCGGTCTAG
- a CDS encoding flagellin N-terminal helical domain-containing protein, with product MSDIVLSSAVRENLLSLKNTAGLMSTTQNRLATGLKVNSALDNPNSFFTAAGLNDRAKDLNNLLDNMGQAVQTIKAADNGITSITKLVESAKAIANQALQTQSEYERKVYAERYNAVLEQIEDMARDASYKGKNLLAGAGNELTVIFNEDSTSNLKVLPVDYTDTTLDTGLALKDLATGAGATSSFALNAASGTLSLTGLQASSNLSDLAAWADGDVVSVSDGVTTRTFTVGSGVGEIKTVQDYVNALNSLGGIKATFDEGTDAITVTSGLGANVTISKNAAGGGTATNGGVGTGTTTLTPTAMTANSKLVNSGSYKVGDVLTIVDGNNYEPASLEITANTTVDDLVKLINGVKGLDAGFSGGTISLVGDISFNIKSTNPDFNIGALATTDGTVKLTATDSDFKDDTDIERTLQAINAALDTLRSSASSFGTTLSTVEVRQKFTGQLINTLEVGAGALTIADMNQEGANMLALQTRQQLSSTALSLANQADQSVLSLFG from the coding sequence ATGAGCGACATTGTCCTGTCCAGCGCAGTCCGGGAGAACCTGCTCTCGCTCAAGAATACCGCCGGCCTGATGTCGACAACCCAGAACCGTCTGGCGACCGGGTTGAAGGTGAACAGCGCTCTCGACAACCCGAATTCGTTCTTCACGGCAGCAGGTCTCAACGACCGCGCCAAGGATCTCAACAACCTGCTCGACAACATGGGCCAGGCGGTCCAGACCATCAAGGCAGCGGACAACGGCATCACGTCCATCACCAAGCTGGTGGAATCCGCCAAGGCCATCGCCAACCAGGCGCTGCAGACCCAGAGCGAGTACGAGCGCAAGGTCTATGCCGAGCGTTACAACGCCGTGCTCGAGCAGATCGAGGACATGGCGCGGGATGCCAGCTACAAGGGCAAGAACCTGCTCGCCGGCGCCGGCAACGAGCTCACCGTGATCTTCAACGAGGACAGCACCTCCAATCTCAAGGTCCTGCCCGTCGACTACACCGACACGACGCTCGACACCGGTCTGGCGCTCAAGGACCTGGCGACCGGAGCCGGTGCGACCTCCTCCTTTGCACTCAATGCGGCGAGCGGCACCCTGTCCCTGACCGGCCTGCAGGCCTCTTCCAACCTGTCGGATCTTGCAGCCTGGGCCGACGGCGACGTGGTCTCCGTCTCCGACGGCGTCACCACCCGCACCTTCACCGTCGGCAGCGGCGTCGGCGAGATCAAGACCGTGCAGGATTACGTCAATGCGCTGAACAGCCTCGGTGGCATCAAGGCGACCTTTGACGAGGGCACCGACGCGATCACGGTGACGTCCGGTCTCGGCGCCAACGTGACGATCTCCAAGAACGCGGCCGGCGGTGGCACGGCCACGAACGGCGGCGTGGGCACCGGCACGACCACCCTCACCCCGACGGCGATGACGGCCAATTCCAAGCTGGTCAATTCCGGCAGCTACAAGGTCGGTGACGTGCTGACCATCGTCGACGGCAACAACTACGAACCGGCGTCGCTCGAGATCACGGCCAACACCACGGTCGACGACCTCGTGAAGCTGATCAATGGCGTCAAGGGTCTCGATGCCGGCTTCTCGGGCGGCACGATCAGCCTCGTCGGTGACATCTCCTTCAACATCAAGAGCACCAACCCCGACTTCAACATCGGCGCCCTGGCGACCACCGATGGCACCGTCAAGCTGACAGCGACGGACTCCGACTTCAAGGACGACACCGATATCGAGCGCACCCTGCAGGCCATCAACGCCGCCCTGGACACCCTGCGCTCGTCGGCCTCCTCCTTCGGCACCACGCTGTCGACCGTGGAGGTGCGGCAGAAGTTCACCGGCCAGCTCATCAACACGCTGGAAGTCGGTGCCGGCGCGCTGACCATTGCCGACATGAACCAGGAAGGCGCCAACATGCTGGCCCTGCAGACGCGCCAGCAGCTCTCCTCGACGGCACTGTCCCTCGCCAACCAGGCCGACCAGAGCGTTCTGAGCCTGTTCGGCTGA
- the flbT gene encoding flagellar biosynthesis repressor FlbT, whose translation MALKVELKPGERIIVGDSVITNDNQRTRLFIEGQAPILREKDILTPATADTPAKRIYLAVQLMYLSSDIEKIKDDYFTLVNDIIQAAPSTIPYVTKVSNSILGGAFYKALKEAKKLIEYERTLISHVQAGSAGLSENKPGGGLASGAGSDHPDEGGR comes from the coding sequence ATGGCGCTCAAGGTCGAGCTGAAGCCGGGCGAGAGGATCATCGTCGGCGACAGTGTCATTACAAATGACAATCAGCGCACGCGCCTCTTCATCGAGGGCCAGGCGCCGATCCTCCGCGAGAAGGACATCCTCACTCCCGCAACGGCAGATACGCCCGCCAAGCGTATCTACCTGGCGGTGCAGCTGATGTATCTTTCTTCCGATATAGAGAAAATTAAGGACGACTACTTTACATTGGTGAATGACATCATCCAGGCTGCCCCGAGTACCATCCCGTATGTTACAAAGGTAAGCAATTCGATCCTGGGTGGTGCCTTCTACAAGGCTCTGAAAGAAGCAAAAAAGCTTATCGAGTACGAGAGGACGCTTATCAGTCATGTACAAGCAGGCAGCGCAGGCTTATCAGAAAACAAGCCAGGTGGCGGTCTCGCCTCGGGAGCTGGAAGCGACCATCCTGATGAAGGCGGCCGCTAG
- the flaF gene encoding flagellar biosynthesis regulator FlaF, whose protein sequence is MYKQAAQAYQKTSQVAVSPRELEATILMKAAARLQLVKDEWEQTSFAEKDEALTYNRKLWTVLVTSVTSPDNPLPQPIKDNIATLGVFIFRHTMDILMNPEPDKLGTLISINRSIAEGLRAQPQTAG, encoded by the coding sequence ATGTACAAGCAGGCAGCGCAGGCTTATCAGAAAACAAGCCAGGTGGCGGTCTCGCCTCGGGAGCTGGAAGCGACCATCCTGATGAAGGCGGCCGCTAGGCTGCAGCTGGTCAAGGACGAGTGGGAACAGACCTCCTTCGCCGAGAAGGACGAGGCGCTGACCTACAACCGCAAGCTCTGGACCGTTCTGGTCACCTCCGTCACCAGCCCTGACAATCCCCTGCCCCAGCCCATCAAGGACAACATCGCAACCCTTGGCGTCTTCATCTTCCGCCACACGATGGACATCCTGATGAACCCCGAGCCGGACAAGCTCGGCACGCTGATCTCGATCAACCGCAGCATCGCCGAAGGCCTGCGCGCGCAGCCGCAGACAGCCGGCTGA
- a CDS encoding flagellin N-terminal helical domain-containing protein, with the protein MADITLSAAVRQNLLTLQSTADLMSNVQNKLATGKKVNSALDNPNSFFTASGLSNRANDLGTLLDDMGQVVQTMKAADQGITSITKLVETAKAKANQALQTQSQYERAQYAKQYNDLLKQIEDVSKDSSYKGKNLLAGEGNDLTAIFNEDATSKLTVSAVDYTDTTLSGGLNLQDLKEAKGGASSLQIEGGKATITFTNTSGNTLTSGSLISDATSLDTGDVLQLRTAASGGGSIVSGTSAITIGAGTTVQNVVDEINKAAGVRAEFDEKTGTLTITSNDNVFLRNTDGGAATPAPADLASVTANNYTATSQLLMNSGSFNVGDTLTLEDGNGYELGSLEVGKTTTVEDLVDFIKDFNGVSASFNTGTGKITIESDVSLTLKSDNKDFAAAAFTADTDGVNVVAQQDSGFASDEAINKTIDRLNNALSNLRAQASEFGTNLSTVEIRQDYTKKMMNTLQEGAGKLTLADTNMEGANLLALQTRQQLASTSLSFASQADQTVLQLF; encoded by the coding sequence ATGGCTGATATCACCCTGTCGGCTGCCGTACGGCAGAACCTGCTGACGCTCCAGAGCACCGCCGACCTGATGTCAAACGTCCAGAACAAGCTGGCGACCGGCAAGAAGGTCAACTCGGCCCTCGACAACCCGAATTCCTTCTTCACCGCGTCGGGCCTGAGCAACCGCGCCAACGACCTCGGCACCCTGCTCGACGACATGGGCCAGGTGGTGCAGACGATGAAGGCGGCGGATCAGGGCATCACCTCGATCACCAAGCTGGTCGAGACCGCCAAGGCCAAGGCCAACCAGGCGCTGCAGACCCAGAGCCAGTACGAGCGCGCCCAGTACGCCAAGCAGTACAACGACCTGCTGAAGCAGATCGAGGACGTTTCCAAGGATTCGTCCTACAAGGGCAAGAACCTGCTGGCCGGCGAAGGCAACGACCTGACCGCGATCTTCAACGAGGATGCCACCTCGAAGCTGACCGTGTCGGCCGTCGACTACACCGACACGACGCTGTCCGGCGGCCTCAACCTGCAGGACCTGAAGGAAGCCAAGGGCGGCGCGTCGTCGCTGCAGATCGAGGGCGGCAAGGCCACCATCACCTTCACCAACACCTCCGGCAACACGCTGACCTCGGGCTCTCTGATCTCCGACGCCACCAGCCTTGACACCGGCGACGTTCTGCAGCTGCGCACGGCAGCCTCCGGCGGCGGTTCGATCGTCTCGGGAACGTCCGCAATCACAATTGGTGCCGGCACGACGGTTCAGAACGTCGTTGACGAGATCAACAAGGCCGCCGGTGTGCGGGCCGAGTTCGACGAGAAGACCGGCACGCTGACGATCACCTCGAACGACAACGTGTTCCTGCGCAACACCGACGGCGGTGCCGCCACGCCGGCCCCGGCTGACCTCGCCTCGGTGACCGCGAACAACTACACCGCCACCAGCCAGCTGCTCATGAACTCCGGCTCCTTCAACGTCGGCGACACGCTGACGCTGGAAGACGGCAACGGCTACGAGCTCGGCTCGCTGGAAGTCGGCAAGACCACCACTGTCGAAGACCTTGTCGACTTCATCAAGGACTTCAACGGCGTCAGTGCCTCCTTCAACACCGGCACCGGCAAGATCACCATCGAGAGCGATGTGTCCCTGACGCTGAAGAGCGACAACAAGGACTTTGCGGCGGCCGCCTTCACGGCGGACACGGATGGCGTCAATGTGGTGGCCCAGCAGGATTCGGGCTTCGCGTCGGACGAGGCGATCAACAAGACGATCGACCGCCTGAACAACGCCCTCTCGAACCTGCGTGCCCAGGCTTCCGAGTTCGGCACCAACCTGTCGACCGTGGAAATCCGGCAGGACTACACCAAGAAGATGATGAACACGCTGCAGGAAGGCGCAGGCAAGCTGACCCTCGCCGACACCAACATGGAAGGTGCCAACCTCCTTGCCCTGCAGACCCGGCAGCAGCTGGCCTCCACATCGCTCTCCTTCGCGTCGCAGGCGGATCAGACGGTGCTGCAGCTCTTCTAA